A genomic segment from Propionibacteriaceae bacterium ZF39 encodes:
- the rsmD gene encoding 16S rRNA (guanine(966)-N(2))-methyltransferase RsmD: MSRIIAGSAKGRRLSTPAHSRTRPTTDRVREALFSALESWFGTDTGLQGLSFLDLYAGSGAVGLEAASRGADPVLLVEADRKTAELIRTNARTTGLRVEVRATRVEQLVAAGGSAFDVVWLDPPYDVRDDAVDDVIAALAAGDWVAGAGLIVLERSSRSPEPVWPAAVVQNWSRRYGETTLYFAELEESR, encoded by the coding sequence GTGAGCCGCATCATCGCCGGCAGTGCCAAGGGGCGTCGTCTGTCCACCCCGGCGCATTCCCGCACCCGCCCGACCACGGACCGCGTTCGCGAGGCGTTGTTCTCGGCGCTCGAGTCCTGGTTCGGCACCGACACGGGCCTGCAAGGACTCTCGTTTCTCGATCTGTACGCCGGCTCCGGCGCGGTTGGTCTCGAGGCAGCCAGTCGGGGGGCGGATCCTGTCCTGCTGGTCGAAGCTGATCGGAAGACAGCCGAACTTATCCGCACGAACGCGCGCACGACCGGCCTGCGGGTCGAGGTTCGAGCGACTCGCGTCGAGCAACTCGTCGCTGCTGGCGGGAGCGCGTTCGATGTCGTCTGGCTCGATCCGCCGTATGACGTCCGCGACGACGCAGTCGACGACGTGATCGCCGCACTCGCCGCCGGCGACTGGGTCGCAGGAGCTGGCCTGATCGTCCTGGAGCGGTCTTCTCGCAGTCCCGAGCCGGTCTGGCCCGCCGCCGTGGTCCAGAACTGGTCACGGCGCTACGGTGAGACGACGCTGTACTTCGCCGAGCTTGAGGAATCGCGATGA
- a CDS encoding helix-turn-helix transcriptional regulator, with amino-acid sequence MSDRAEVLRRVMAETGTGQGELSRLSGVHQPSISQFLSGRVDLSDEQLDRLLACMGRRLRVVRHVIEPELTRSERRSWLLHRKISSQLTRETLRVWESIIVGNVRRLREGVTGQPHIRNLERWQLLVDSGDILGLKRVLTGLDRESIEMREVSPMRGVLSELDRLDVLARVN; translated from the coding sequence ATGAGTGATCGTGCGGAGGTCCTGCGTCGAGTAATGGCCGAGACCGGGACCGGGCAAGGTGAGTTGTCGCGGCTGAGCGGGGTGCATCAGCCGAGCATCAGTCAGTTCCTCTCCGGTCGGGTGGACCTCAGTGACGAGCAGCTGGATCGTCTGCTGGCGTGCATGGGGCGACGTCTCAGGGTGGTTCGTCACGTGATCGAGCCCGAGCTCACGCGTTCGGAACGCCGTTCGTGGCTGTTGCACCGCAAGATCTCATCGCAGTTGACCCGGGAGACGTTGCGGGTGTGGGAGTCGATCATCGTGGGGAATGTCCGTAGGCTCCGGGAGGGCGTGACCGGGCAGCCGCACATCAGGAATCTGGAGCGGTGGCAGCTCCTGGTGGATAGTGGCGACATTCTGGGGCTGAAGCGCGTGTTGACCGGGCTGGACCGGGAGTCGATCGAGATGCGTGAGGTCTCCCCGATGCGCGGGGTCCTCAGCGAGCTAGATCGTCTCGACGTGCTGGCTCGGGTGAATTGA
- the coaD gene encoding pantetheine-phosphate adenylyltransferase: MKAICPGSFDPVTFGHLDIVSRTSQMFDEVIVAVGHNMSKSGLFQPHERVDMIRECVADLPNVSVVLFQGLLVDYCRAHDIGVIAKGLRFGADFDYELQMSQMNSHLSGVDTMFLPTSAQWSFVSSSLVREVALLGGDIGALVPPPVIDRIRRKLDERAALKEEA, encoded by the coding sequence ATGAAAGCCATCTGCCCAGGGTCCTTCGATCCGGTGACCTTCGGCCATCTGGATATCGTCTCGAGGACCTCACAGATGTTCGACGAGGTCATCGTCGCGGTGGGTCACAACATGTCCAAGAGCGGCTTGTTCCAGCCCCATGAACGGGTCGACATGATCCGGGAATGTGTCGCTGACCTGCCCAACGTGTCAGTGGTGCTCTTCCAGGGCCTCCTCGTGGACTACTGCCGCGCCCATGACATCGGGGTGATTGCCAAGGGACTGCGCTTCGGCGCCGACTTCGATTACGAGCTTCAGATGTCCCAGATGAATTCCCACCTCTCCGGAGTCGACACCATGTTCCTGCCGACCTCCGCGCAGTGGTCGTTTGTCTCGTCCAGCCTTGTTCGCGAAGTGGCCCTGCTCGGAGGAGACATCGGCGCGCTGGTCCCCCCACCCGTGATCGATCGGATCCGTCGCAAGCTCGACGAGCGAGCGGCGCTCAAGGAGGAAGCATGA
- a CDS encoding SGNH/GDSL hydrolase family protein — protein sequence MYADSLTWGIIPGTRRRLSFDERWPGVLEAGLNARDARVRVIEDCLNGRRTVFEDPYKPGRNGLTGIGQVIEAHSPLDLVILMLGTNDFQSMHRHNAWHSAQGMAALVTAIRQAPIEPGMPVPPILVVAPPMFDRPRGPIGPKFEGAQVSAAGLADALQATCRDLHCSFFDAGTVTGASKVDGVHLDADQHAVLGQALVEQVLDLMAP from the coding sequence GTGTACGCCGACTCCCTCACGTGGGGGATCATTCCAGGCACCCGGCGACGGCTGTCCTTCGACGAGCGGTGGCCGGGAGTCCTGGAGGCGGGCCTCAACGCACGTGACGCCCGGGTTCGAGTCATTGAGGACTGCCTCAACGGGCGCCGCACCGTGTTCGAGGATCCTTACAAGCCCGGACGCAATGGACTGACGGGCATCGGACAGGTCATCGAAGCCCACTCACCCCTCGACCTTGTGATCCTCATGCTGGGCACCAACGACTTCCAATCGATGCACCGGCACAACGCCTGGCACTCGGCCCAGGGGATGGCTGCGCTGGTGACGGCGATCCGCCAAGCGCCGATCGAACCCGGCATGCCAGTTCCCCCGATTCTCGTAGTTGCGCCACCGATGTTCGATCGTCCACGGGGTCCCATCGGACCAAAGTTTGAAGGAGCCCAGGTAAGCGCCGCGGGACTGGCAGACGCTTTGCAGGCGACTTGCCGCGATCTGCACTGTTCGTTCTTCGATGCAGGGACGGTCACGGGCGCGAGCAAGGTCGATGGAGTGCACCTCGATGCCGATCAGCACGCGGTGCTCGGGCAAGCTCTTGTGGAGCAGGTCCTGGATCTGATGGCCCCGTAG
- a CDS encoding HAMP domain-containing sensor histidine kinase yields the protein MTVRTRVLVAVSFLSLLALLLAGFVAYALERQRIDNSVDDLLKQRHASVEALIGRATDPTTGARITTTRAMLRASMQLVQAGPNEGSVAMIGDRVAWTAPVGVRLRPENDQQLLAAIRATDPTQVLAATVDTQQASYRVIVIPVGMAGDPEVGKFAWAVNASAEHAELQRSYQTYVVVGLLALMVVGLVAWLLIGQLLEPIKLLRETAQEITETDLSRRIPVRGNDDLAQLTLTVNAMLGRLENTFAAQRELYDDVGHELKTPLTVLRGHMEVMNVRDPDDVAATRRRVISEVDRMARLVEDLITLAKSERPDFVRLQPVDVAALTDEVLAKATALGPRRWTLEDLADVRVLADPQRISQALLELARNAVKFSEPGSRIAIGSAADDKLVWLWVRDEGAGIDPAEQMRVRERFTRAGDRTIEGSGLGLAIVSSIAEAHDGKLRISSTPGVGSTFTLEMPRNTPPDEPLGTALPELQEEVL from the coding sequence ATGACCGTACGCACGCGCGTACTGGTGGCTGTGTCCTTCCTTTCCCTCCTGGCCCTCCTGTTGGCGGGCTTTGTCGCGTACGCCCTGGAGCGCCAGCGGATCGACAACTCCGTCGACGATCTGTTGAAGCAGCGGCACGCCTCGGTCGAGGCTCTGATCGGTCGTGCCACCGACCCGACGACCGGAGCCCGGATCACTACCACTCGTGCCATGCTCCGAGCGTCGATGCAGTTGGTCCAGGCCGGCCCCAACGAAGGGTCGGTTGCCATGATCGGCGACCGGGTTGCCTGGACAGCTCCGGTCGGCGTGAGACTGCGCCCCGAGAACGACCAGCAACTATTGGCCGCGATCCGGGCCACGGACCCGACCCAGGTGCTGGCGGCCACGGTGGACACCCAGCAGGCGAGCTATCGGGTCATCGTGATCCCGGTCGGGATGGCAGGAGACCCAGAAGTCGGGAAGTTCGCGTGGGCGGTGAACGCGTCCGCCGAACATGCGGAACTCCAGCGCTCCTATCAGACCTATGTCGTCGTGGGCCTCCTGGCGCTGATGGTCGTCGGACTCGTCGCCTGGCTCCTCATCGGGCAACTCCTCGAGCCGATCAAACTCCTCCGCGAGACGGCTCAGGAGATCACCGAGACCGACCTGTCGCGCCGGATTCCCGTGCGCGGCAATGACGACCTCGCCCAACTCACACTCACGGTCAACGCCATGCTCGGCCGCCTCGAGAACACCTTCGCGGCCCAACGTGAGCTCTATGACGATGTGGGCCATGAGCTCAAGACTCCTCTGACCGTCCTGCGCGGCCACATGGAAGTCATGAACGTCCGCGACCCCGATGATGTGGCGGCGACCCGTCGTCGGGTGATCTCGGAAGTGGACCGGATGGCCCGCCTGGTGGAGGACCTCATCACTCTCGCCAAGTCGGAGAGACCTGACTTCGTCCGGCTCCAGCCGGTCGATGTCGCAGCCCTTACCGACGAGGTGCTCGCCAAAGCGACCGCCCTGGGTCCGCGACGCTGGACGCTGGAGGACCTGGCCGATGTTCGCGTACTCGCCGACCCCCAGCGCATTTCCCAGGCCCTCCTCGAATTGGCCCGCAATGCCGTGAAGTTCTCCGAACCGGGCAGCCGGATCGCGATCGGCAGCGCCGCCGACGACAAGCTGGTCTGGCTGTGGGTGCGCGACGAGGGCGCCGGCATCGACCCCGCGGAACAGATGCGAGTCCGCGAGCGCTTCACCCGGGCCGGGGACCGGACCATCGAAGGGTCCGGGCTCGGATTGGCCATAGTCTCGTCCATCGCCGAAGCGCACGACGGGAAGCTTCGCATCAGCTCCACCCCGGGGGTCGGATCCACGTTCACCCTCGAAATGCCCCGCAATACCCCGCCGGACGAACCGCTCGGCACCGCCCTCCCCGAACTTCAAGAGGAAGTCCTTTGA
- a CDS encoding DUF6036 family nucleotidyltransferase, with amino-acid sequence MRRDQLEHAIRAACQIIGHREVIVVGSQAILGSFPERGLPAAATMSLEVDILPIAADNDETARLADMIEGVAGEFSPFEELHGFSIDGVDLTTSVLPGGWRDRLVRVSNANTAAPSGEPQFTGWCLDKEDLCVAKLCALREKDRNFVAALIETRLVDPELIERRLATVAEGHVAAVQAARRWLIAQADKP; translated from the coding sequence ATGCGCCGCGACCAGCTCGAACACGCGATCCGGGCGGCGTGTCAGATCATCGGCCATCGGGAAGTGATCGTTGTTGGCTCACAGGCGATTCTGGGTTCGTTCCCCGAGCGCGGGCTTCCCGCGGCGGCGACGATGTCGCTGGAGGTCGATATCCTGCCCATCGCCGCCGACAACGATGAGACCGCACGCCTCGCGGACATGATCGAAGGTGTGGCCGGTGAGTTCTCCCCATTCGAAGAGCTCCACGGATTCAGCATCGATGGTGTCGATCTCACCACGTCAGTCCTGCCTGGCGGGTGGCGGGACCGGCTTGTCCGAGTCAGTAATGCGAACACGGCAGCGCCGTCAGGCGAGCCTCAGTTCACCGGTTGGTGTCTCGACAAAGAGGACCTCTGCGTCGCCAAGCTGTGCGCCCTCAGAGAGAAGGACCGGAACTTCGTCGCAGCCCTCATCGAGACTCGCCTCGTGGACCCCGAACTGATCGAGAGAAGGCTCGCGACCGTGGCGGAGGGCCACGTCGCGGCAGTCCAGGCTGCGCGCCGGTGGCTCATTGCGCAGGCTGACAAACCCTGA
- a CDS encoding YceD family protein, which produces MSPSERPLDRRSPLVLDTHDLGRRAGAMKEIVTDVPAPDGMGSDVIGVPPASPIALELRLESVVEGVLVSGTATVTVAGECGRCLEPIEQELVIDVQELYLYPGMEPDDTDASRMEGEALDLEPLIRDEVVLELPFMPLCQEDCAGLCPTCGANLNADPEHTHGDVIDPRWGDLAGWQSAQDN; this is translated from the coding sequence ATGAGTCCGTCTGAACGCCCGCTGGACCGGAGGTCTCCTCTGGTTCTCGACACCCACGATCTGGGTCGTCGTGCGGGGGCGATGAAGGAGATCGTCACCGACGTCCCGGCGCCTGACGGGATGGGCAGCGACGTAATCGGCGTACCACCGGCGTCACCCATCGCGCTCGAGTTGCGGCTCGAGTCCGTGGTGGAAGGCGTGCTGGTCAGCGGAACGGCGACGGTCACCGTTGCAGGGGAGTGCGGACGCTGTCTGGAACCGATCGAGCAGGAGCTCGTCATCGATGTCCAGGAGCTCTATCTCTATCCCGGCATGGAGCCCGACGACACCGATGCCAGCCGGATGGAGGGCGAGGCGCTCGACCTCGAACCTCTGATTCGCGACGAGGTGGTGCTGGAACTGCCGTTCATGCCTCTGTGTCAGGAGGACTGCGCGGGGCTGTGCCCGACATGTGGGGCCAACCTCAACGCTGATCCCGAACACACCCACGGAGACGTGATCGATCCACGCTGGGGAGACCTGGCGGGATGGCAGTCCGCCCAGGACAACTGA
- a CDS encoding GNAT family N-acetyltransferase: MNVTYSTPTPQQLTAVAERLSQWQADPWEGHLHPGDLGWHSSVGAEQMAADLRVWEQGGEPVAIGMLDGSEVLRMSLAPGVAQDHAVAERIAADLTQRATDLFVGDDAVVEARGATALRKVLESAGWIDDEPWTPMTLDLTSPLDLARLQQAPLRVEEVGPWAAADWTSVHWSSFRGTPFDEESRSRFVARWTEIMTGPFADRAHSLIAYDLSGAPVAVTTVWTAGLGRPGLVEPMGVHREHHGKGYAVAITLAGARALQQHGATSAVVVAENSNPAALATYRSAGFASREEVTDLKRPDQRPDIG; the protein is encoded by the coding sequence GTGAACGTCACGTACTCAACTCCGACGCCTCAGCAGCTGACCGCCGTCGCCGAGCGGTTGAGTCAGTGGCAAGCCGATCCGTGGGAGGGTCATCTGCATCCAGGGGATCTCGGATGGCACTCCTCCGTTGGCGCTGAGCAGATGGCTGCGGACCTACGAGTCTGGGAACAGGGTGGTGAGCCTGTAGCCATTGGGATGCTGGATGGGTCGGAAGTGTTGCGGATGTCCCTCGCACCAGGGGTCGCGCAAGACCACGCAGTGGCCGAGCGGATCGCGGCTGACCTCACCCAGCGAGCCACGGACTTGTTTGTCGGCGACGATGCAGTGGTCGAGGCGCGAGGCGCCACAGCGCTCCGTAAGGTCCTGGAGAGTGCCGGGTGGATCGATGACGAGCCATGGACGCCAATGACGCTGGACCTGACCAGCCCCCTAGACCTTGCGCGTCTACAGCAAGCGCCCCTGCGTGTCGAGGAAGTCGGCCCGTGGGCGGCTGCGGACTGGACCAGCGTTCACTGGTCCTCGTTCAGGGGCACCCCCTTCGACGAAGAGTCACGATCCCGGTTCGTCGCGCGCTGGACCGAGATCATGACCGGGCCATTCGCGGACCGCGCCCACAGCCTGATCGCCTACGACCTCAGCGGAGCGCCCGTCGCGGTCACAACGGTATGGACGGCCGGTCTGGGACGACCCGGTCTCGTCGAGCCCATGGGAGTCCATCGAGAACACCACGGCAAGGGCTACGCGGTGGCGATCACACTCGCAGGTGCCCGTGCCCTCCAGCAGCACGGTGCCACGTCGGCGGTCGTAGTCGCCGAGAACTCGAACCCGGCGGCCCTGGCTACATACCGGTCCGCAGGCTTCGCCTCTCGGGAAGAAGTCACCGATCTCAAGCGTCCTGATCAACGACCGGACATCGGATGA
- the mutM gene encoding bifunctional DNA-formamidopyrimidine glycosylase/DNA-(apurinic or apyrimidinic site) lyase, translating to MPELPEVESVRTGLVRHLTGRTISGVEVLHPRPVRRHLAGPADFAVTLVGREFAEPKRRGKYLWLPLVDGDAILVHLGMSGQFRTAEPGVPDARNTRVRFTFDDGGHEVRFVDQRMFGGLSVSVGGAELPSEIAHIARDPFDPDYDVDAVVRKIRSKHSAIKRLLLDQTVVSGIGNIYADEALWRARLHYDKPGRTLTRPAALGLLAAAKTVMADALEVGGTSFDALYVNVNGEAGYFDRSLNAYGQEGLPCPRCGTPIVREAFMNRSSFRCTRCQRRPRTTS from the coding sequence ATGCCGGAACTGCCTGAAGTCGAATCCGTGCGGACCGGATTGGTCCGCCACCTGACCGGACGCACCATCTCCGGCGTGGAGGTGCTCCATCCGCGGCCGGTCCGCCGGCACCTCGCCGGTCCGGCTGACTTCGCTGTGACCTTGGTGGGTCGCGAGTTTGCAGAACCGAAGCGTCGCGGCAAGTATCTGTGGCTCCCATTGGTCGACGGGGACGCCATCCTCGTCCATCTCGGGATGAGCGGACAGTTCCGGACCGCCGAACCCGGCGTACCCGATGCGCGGAACACCCGCGTGAGATTCACCTTCGACGACGGCGGTCACGAGGTCCGATTCGTCGACCAGCGGATGTTCGGCGGGCTCTCGGTCTCCGTCGGGGGAGCGGAGCTGCCCTCCGAGATCGCCCACATCGCGCGGGATCCGTTCGATCCGGACTATGACGTCGACGCGGTCGTACGCAAGATCCGCAGCAAGCACTCGGCGATCAAGCGGCTCCTGCTCGACCAGACGGTCGTGTCGGGCATCGGCAATATTTATGCCGATGAGGCTCTGTGGCGCGCGCGGCTGCACTACGACAAGCCGGGGCGTACGCTCACCCGCCCGGCTGCACTTGGTCTGTTGGCGGCGGCCAAGACCGTGATGGCCGATGCCCTCGAGGTGGGCGGGACGTCCTTCGATGCGCTCTATGTGAATGTCAATGGCGAGGCCGGCTACTTCGACCGATCCCTGAATGCCTATGGCCAGGAGGGCCTGCCGTGCCCCCGGTGCGGTACGCCCATCGTGCGCGAAGCGTTCATGAACCGCTCCAGCTTCCGCTGCACGCGCTGCCAGCGGAGACCACGGACGACTTCGTAG
- a CDS encoding response regulator transcription factor codes for MSTILIVEDEAAIASFIAKGLESAGFTTETADNGTEGAARATSGAVDLVILDLGLPDIDGFQVLQRVRQAIPTLPVIILTARSSVPDTVAGLESGADDYMPKPFSFEELLARVRLRLRPAASSDAMVLTHGGLSLDVRTRRASVGNREIELTAREFALAEAFLRNPGEVLSRERLLADVWGFDFDPGSNVVEVYVRYLRRKIGAGYFLTVRGQGYRLA; via the coding sequence TTGAGCACCATCCTGATCGTCGAAGACGAAGCCGCCATCGCCTCCTTCATCGCCAAAGGGTTGGAGTCGGCAGGATTCACCACCGAAACAGCCGACAACGGCACGGAGGGTGCGGCTCGCGCCACGAGTGGGGCCGTTGATCTGGTGATCCTGGATCTCGGCCTTCCCGATATCGACGGATTTCAGGTTCTGCAGCGTGTACGCCAGGCGATCCCGACCCTGCCGGTCATCATCCTGACGGCACGTTCGTCGGTCCCCGACACGGTGGCTGGGCTCGAGAGTGGCGCTGACGACTACATGCCGAAGCCCTTCAGCTTCGAGGAGTTGTTGGCACGCGTACGCCTGCGCCTGCGCCCGGCCGCGAGCTCCGACGCAATGGTCCTCACCCATGGCGGGCTCAGCCTCGATGTTCGGACGCGTCGGGCTTCGGTGGGCAATCGGGAGATCGAACTCACGGCGCGGGAATTCGCCCTCGCCGAAGCGTTCCTTCGCAATCCGGGTGAGGTTCTCAGTCGTGAGCGTCTGCTCGCAGACGTGTGGGGCTTCGACTTCGATCCGGGATCGAATGTTGTCGAGGTCTATGTGCGCTATCTGCGCCGCAAGATCGGCGCCGGCTATTTCCTCACGGTTCGCGGCCAGGGCTATCGCCTGGCCTGA
- the rpmF gene encoding 50S ribosomal protein L32 produces the protein MAVPKRKMSRSNTRHRRSQWKTQAPTLVTCVNPTCREKHLPHTACPACGQYGPRNARRQVIES, from the coding sequence GTGGCTGTTCCCAAGCGGAAGATGTCCCGCAGCAACACCCGACACCGCCGTTCCCAGTGGAAGACCCAGGCCCCCACGCTGGTGACCTGCGTCAACCCGACCTGCCGGGAGAAGCACCTCCCGCACACCGCCTGCCCCGCCTGTGGGCAGTATGGCCCGCGCAACGCGCGTCGGCAGGTCATCGAATCCTGA
- the rnc gene encoding ribonuclease III, giving the protein MDPQLFELARTHRSYAYENGGLPTNERLEFLGDSVLGLVVTEHLYATHPDLSEGELAKLRAAVVNARALAGVARSLSVGQLLRLGRGEISTGGDDKSSILSDAMEALIGACFLSHGISGARILVHHLFDPLMAEAVRLGAGLDWKTSLQELAAANGRGAPKYDVSESGPDHDKRFEAWVVLGEDRFGPGKGRNKKTAEQEAAGIAFGLLRQAVETPVAVDSSEVGDDAGTA; this is encoded by the coding sequence TTGGACCCCCAGCTCTTTGAGCTCGCCCGCACGCATCGTTCGTACGCGTACGAGAACGGCGGGCTGCCCACCAATGAGCGCCTCGAGTTCCTCGGTGACTCGGTCCTCGGCCTGGTGGTGACGGAGCATCTCTATGCGACCCATCCGGATCTCAGCGAGGGCGAGCTCGCCAAGCTGCGTGCGGCGGTTGTCAACGCCCGCGCGCTGGCCGGCGTCGCCCGCAGCCTGAGTGTGGGACAGCTCCTGCGTCTCGGTCGGGGCGAGATCAGCACCGGTGGCGACGACAAGTCGTCGATCCTGTCCGACGCCATGGAGGCCCTGATCGGGGCCTGTTTCCTCAGTCATGGCATCAGCGGCGCCCGCATCCTCGTTCATCACCTCTTCGATCCGCTCATGGCGGAGGCCGTTCGCCTCGGCGCCGGGCTGGACTGGAAGACGTCCTTGCAGGAGCTCGCCGCCGCCAATGGGCGCGGTGCCCCGAAATATGACGTTTCCGAGTCCGGTCCCGACCACGACAAGCGCTTCGAAGCCTGGGTCGTGCTCGGTGAGGACCGCTTCGGTCCGGGCAAGGGACGTAACAAGAAGACCGCCGAGCAAGAAGCAGCCGGCATCGCCTTCGGGCTCCTTCGTCAGGCAGTCGAGACCCCGGTAGCCGTGGACAGCTCCGAAGTCGGCGACGATGCCGGAACTGCCTGA
- a CDS encoding pyridoxamine 5'-phosphate oxidase family protein, with the protein MNSTPDAVTELSEKEAWELLATRPVGRLATSVAQQPDIFPVNFVLDDDCIVFRTAQGSKLLELTINEHVAFEVDDWEVDQGGWSVVCRGTAEVIEHRADLERAESLDLRPWVQTIKTVFVRIRVEEIVGRKFRFGDLEDND; encoded by the coding sequence ATGAACTCGACCCCCGACGCTGTGACCGAACTGTCCGAGAAGGAGGCCTGGGAGTTGCTGGCCACCCGACCCGTGGGCAGGCTCGCCACGAGCGTCGCGCAGCAGCCCGACATCTTCCCGGTCAACTTCGTTCTCGACGACGACTGCATCGTGTTCCGCACAGCCCAGGGCAGCAAGCTGCTCGAACTGACCATCAACGAGCACGTCGCTTTCGAAGTGGACGACTGGGAGGTTGACCAGGGCGGTTGGAGTGTCGTGTGCCGTGGCACCGCAGAGGTGATCGAACACCGGGCCGATCTCGAGCGCGCCGAATCACTCGACCTCAGGCCCTGGGTGCAGACGATCAAGACTGTCTTCGTCAGGATTCGTGTCGAGGAGATCGTCGGCCGCAAATTTCGTTTCGGCGACCTCGAGGACAACGACTGA
- a CDS encoding Txe/YoeB family addiction module toxin yields MITRLVWDANAWDDYLWWQTQDRKTLRRINLLIQDVVRTGNEGIGKPEPLKHDFAGYWFRRISDEHRLVYKVTETEVRIAACRYHYGK; encoded by the coding sequence GTGATCACGCGGCTGGTGTGGGACGCCAACGCCTGGGACGACTACCTGTGGTGGCAGACCCAGGACCGCAAGACCCTCAGACGGATCAACCTGCTCATCCAAGATGTCGTCCGCACCGGCAACGAAGGGATCGGCAAGCCTGAGCCCCTGAAGCACGACTTCGCGGGCTATTGGTTTCGTCGCATCTCGGACGAGCATCGCCTGGTCTACAAGGTCACGGAGACCGAAGTCCGCATCGCCGCTTGCCGCTACCACTACGGGAAGTGA
- a CDS encoding GNAT family protein, whose translation MLPKTMPKLIGSRVTRREFRAADASFVQSVSEDPLIPLITTVPASGTVEHALAYIARQHDRLRTGAGYSFAIVENHSAQPVGQIGLWLSGIKEGRASTGYWISPRFRRRGLVGAALQVLSDWALSLEEVERLELHVEPWNEGSWRAAEACGFEREGLLRSWRQVGTERRDMFMYTRLRRR comes from the coding sequence ATGCTTCCCAAGACCATGCCCAAGCTCATCGGAAGCCGTGTCACTCGACGCGAGTTCCGTGCAGCCGACGCGAGTTTCGTGCAGTCGGTGTCGGAGGACCCCTTGATTCCGCTGATCACCACCGTGCCCGCGTCCGGGACTGTGGAGCATGCTCTCGCCTACATCGCACGACAGCACGATCGGCTCCGCACTGGCGCCGGATACTCGTTCGCGATCGTCGAGAACCACAGCGCGCAGCCGGTCGGTCAGATCGGTCTTTGGCTCAGCGGCATCAAGGAGGGGCGGGCGAGCACCGGCTATTGGATCTCACCCAGGTTTCGCCGGCGTGGCCTCGTCGGTGCCGCGTTGCAGGTGTTGTCGGATTGGGCGCTGTCGTTGGAGGAAGTGGAAAGACTGGAACTCCACGTGGAGCCTTGGAACGAGGGCTCCTGGCGCGCGGCTGAGGCGTGTGGCTTCGAACGTGAGGGACTCCTACGGTCCTGGCGGCAGGTAGGGACCGAACGCCGGGACATGTTCATGTACACCCGTCTCCGTCGACGATGA
- a CDS encoding ASCH domain-containing protein, with product MGLTPDQRRFWREYVDTLSPENRPDGSVIAACPGSPDIADQLIDLYLSGKKIAGSGLVEDYSRAGDPLPKIGDHWIALGSDGDPRCILRTVDVETHLFKDVPERIAVAEGEGDLSLAYWKRAHAEHFRPHLSRWGVTDIEQATVITEFFALAHR from the coding sequence ATGGGACTGACGCCGGATCAAAGGCGATTCTGGCGGGAGTATGTCGACACGCTTTCGCCCGAGAACCGCCCTGACGGCTCCGTGATCGCCGCCTGCCCCGGCAGTCCCGACATTGCGGACCAGCTCATCGATCTCTACCTCAGTGGCAAGAAGATCGCTGGTAGCGGGCTTGTCGAGGACTACTCGAGGGCCGGTGATCCACTTCCGAAGATCGGGGATCATTGGATCGCCCTGGGCTCGGACGGAGATCCTCGTTGCATCCTGCGCACAGTCGACGTGGAAACTCACCTGTTCAAGGACGTTCCCGAGCGCATTGCCGTCGCGGAGGGCGAGGGTGATCTCTCCCTGGCGTACTGGAAGCGAGCGCACGCCGAGCACTTTCGGCCCCATCTGTCTCGTTGGGGCGTCACCGACATCGAGCAGGCGACTGTCATCACCGAGTTCTTCGCGCTAGCGCATCGCTGA
- a CDS encoding type II toxin-antitoxin system prevent-host-death family antitoxin — translation MSYTESRARYAEVLDSVIDDREEVVITRAGHEPVVIVSLADFESLRETAYLMRSPANARRLLDAMERLESGAGESHDLLDAE, via the coding sequence ATGAGCTACACAGAGTCTCGTGCTCGCTACGCCGAGGTGCTCGACTCGGTGATCGACGACCGTGAGGAAGTCGTGATCACCCGCGCTGGCCACGAGCCGGTCGTCATCGTCTCGCTCGCCGACTTCGAGTCGTTGCGGGAGACGGCCTATCTGATGCGTTCGCCCGCCAATGCCCGCCGACTCCTCGATGCGATGGAGCGCCTGGAGAGTGGGGCTGGAGAGTCCCACGACTTGCTAGACGCCGAGTGA